One stretch of Cohnella algarum DNA includes these proteins:
- a CDS encoding peptidylprolyl isomerase — translation MSDLEKEQGQRQQNGGEPDKPVAAPIAPTAKKSGASVNSVLPWIITAIALIALVITSLGGAGESEASEAVGEVGGEQVTKTELYDEIVKQIGGETQAGQILDQYMLLRLFEYEAEKAGVEVADAEYDAAIEEIKQQNGFTTDEEFEQALAYSNLTLEDYKEQAIRPQLLLRGIFEEKLAPSDEDLKAYYEENQASFGTEEQVKASHILLDTKEEAEAVLKQLKEGADFATLAQEKSLDPGSKDSGGDLGFFGRGVMNEPFETAAFALNVGELSGVVESPNGFHIIKVTDKQEASVPAYEEVHDKVKAAYLDAKANEGFNEWYEQAKKDAAYKNLLTGEDATAAETAPSASAGTESPAASAETESPAASGATE, via the coding sequence ATGAGCGATTTGGAAAAGGAACAGGGTCAACGGCAACAAAACGGCGGGGAACCGGACAAGCCGGTCGCCGCGCCAATCGCGCCGACAGCGAAAAAATCCGGCGCGAGCGTCAATTCGGTTCTGCCGTGGATCATTACGGCAATCGCGCTGATCGCGCTGGTCATCACCTCCCTCGGCGGAGCGGGCGAAAGCGAAGCCAGCGAAGCGGTGGGCGAGGTTGGCGGCGAGCAGGTGACGAAAACCGAGCTCTACGATGAAATCGTCAAGCAAATCGGGGGCGAAACGCAAGCCGGTCAAATTTTGGATCAATACATGCTGCTCAGGCTGTTCGAGTACGAAGCGGAGAAGGCCGGCGTGGAAGTAGCCGATGCGGAGTACGATGCGGCGATCGAGGAGATCAAGCAGCAAAACGGTTTTACGACCGACGAGGAGTTCGAGCAGGCGCTCGCTTACAGCAATTTAACGCTTGAAGACTACAAGGAGCAGGCGATTCGTCCGCAACTACTGCTCCGCGGCATTTTCGAAGAGAAACTGGCTCCCAGCGACGAGGATTTGAAGGCGTATTACGAAGAAAACCAAGCTTCTTTCGGTACCGAGGAACAAGTGAAGGCTTCGCACATTTTGCTGGACACGAAGGAAGAAGCGGAAGCGGTTCTCAAGCAGTTGAAGGAAGGCGCCGACTTCGCGACGCTCGCCCAGGAAAAATCGCTGGATCCCGGCTCCAAGGACAGCGGCGGAGATCTCGGCTTTTTCGGAAGAGGCGTCATGAACGAACCGTTCGAAACGGCCGCATTCGCCCTGAACGTAGGAGAATTGAGCGGCGTCGTCGAATCTCCGAACGGGTTCCACATTATAAAAGTGACCGACAAGCAGGAAGCGTCCGTTCCGGCTTATGAAGAGGTTCATGACAAGGTCAAGGCGGCTTACCTGGACGCCAAGGCGAACGAAGGCTTCAACGAATGGTACGAGCAGGCAAAGAAAGACGCCGCATACAAAAATCTTTTGACCGGCGAAGACGCGACGGCGGCCGAAACGGCGCCTTCGGCAAGCGCGGGAACGGAATCCCCGGCCGCAAGCGCCGAAACCGAATCCCCGGCCGCAAGCGGCGCAACGGAATAA
- a CDS encoding IS110 family transposase codes for MKFNQSSKQNQRISRISETTLVIGTDIAKHNHVARAFTYRGIELGKRCLFQNDENGLLDLLAWAESIQQEHGLTDVLLGVEPTGHYWFPLFHFLKQRSIEVVLVNPHHVKKSKELDDNSPTKNDIKDAKVVAKLVIDGRYTQPQLPEGVYADLRVLMNQRDRLCGDLNRVKGRIHNWLDRFFPEYRQVFKDWEGKASLITLQHFPLPQDVVSAGETTVVATWKKNDVKRAVGPKRAGLLYRKAQTSIGLTEGATAAKHELAMYLEQYAMLCRQIEQLMEHVADLVEQIPGATHMMSIPCIGLITVAGFLAEVGDLSGYDHSRQIVRHAGLSLRENSSGLHKGETTISKRGRCRLRALLYRAALTLVAKNPEFRALHLYFTTRRDNPLKKKQSMIAISSKLIRVMFELGRKQKNYDVSKVLGPIGRLNCKRQLNSFTDG; via the coding sequence ATGAAGTTTAACCAATCGAGCAAGCAAAATCAACGGATTTCGAGAATTTCTGAAACAACATTGGTCATCGGGACGGATATCGCGAAGCACAACCATGTCGCTCGGGCCTTCACCTACCGTGGCATTGAGCTCGGTAAGCGTTGCCTGTTCCAGAACGACGAGAATGGCCTACTGGACTTGTTGGCCTGGGCCGAATCCATCCAGCAAGAACATGGACTGACGGACGTACTACTTGGCGTAGAGCCCACCGGGCACTACTGGTTCCCGCTGTTTCACTTCCTGAAGCAGCGCAGCATCGAAGTGGTGCTCGTGAATCCGCATCACGTCAAGAAAAGCAAGGAACTCGACGACAACTCGCCGACCAAGAACGACATCAAAGATGCGAAGGTCGTCGCCAAACTCGTCATCGACGGACGCTATACACAGCCGCAGCTGCCGGAGGGTGTTTACGCCGACCTGCGTGTACTGATGAACCAGCGTGACCGTCTATGCGGGGATTTGAATCGGGTGAAAGGAAGAATCCACAATTGGCTGGATCGCTTCTTTCCCGAATATAGGCAAGTGTTTAAAGACTGGGAAGGCAAGGCCTCGCTCATTACGTTGCAACACTTTCCGCTGCCACAAGACGTCGTCTCCGCCGGCGAAACGACAGTCGTGGCGACTTGGAAGAAGAACGATGTGAAACGAGCTGTGGGCCCCAAGAGAGCGGGACTGCTCTACCGGAAAGCCCAAACGTCCATCGGCCTCACGGAAGGCGCTACGGCGGCCAAACATGAGCTAGCCATGTATTTGGAACAGTACGCCATGCTGTGCAGGCAGATCGAACAACTGATGGAGCATGTGGCGGATCTGGTGGAACAGATTCCGGGCGCCACCCACATGATGAGCATTCCGTGTATCGGCCTCATCACTGTGGCAGGATTCCTGGCGGAAGTCGGAGACTTGAGCGGCTACGATCACAGCAGGCAAATCGTTCGTCACGCCGGTCTCAGCCTGCGAGAAAACAGCTCCGGGCTTCACAAAGGGGAAACGACCATCAGCAAGCGAGGTCGTTGTCGTCTCCGGGCTTTGCTGTACCGGGCGGCATTGACCTTGGTTGCCAAAAATCCGGAGTTCCGCGCACTGCACCTGTACTTCACGACGCGCCGGGATAATCCGCTGAAAAAAAAGCAGTCGATGATTGCGATTTCGAGCAAGCTCATTCGAGTCATGTTTGAGCTAGGCCGTAAACAGAAGAACTATGACGTCAGCAAAGTACTCGGCCCCATCGGGAGGCTCAATTGCAAGCGGCAGCTTAATTCATTCACAGATGGATAA
- a CDS encoding RraA family protein — protein sequence MFKMNPRVQGTSEEVIALYRQVMPSTIGHMTDFGFLKGLRPLFPGSRLVGNAVTVRIPHMDSSAVHQALTIAEAGDVIVVDMSGDTERSCWGGVLSYIARQKGLAGVVVAGCVNDVAEIIDLKFPVFSLGVSPLTTRIVGIEGEINTVISVCGTSIRPGDLIVADDDGAFAVHPAEAESFGRRAVDIQNAEVELKRKLQAGATIASISGAEAFFTRIEETGER from the coding sequence ATGTTTAAAATGAATCCGAGAGTTCAGGGGACTTCCGAAGAAGTAATCGCGCTGTATCGGCAAGTGATGCCTTCCACTATCGGCCATATGACGGATTTCGGCTTTCTCAAGGGACTTCGCCCGCTGTTTCCCGGCTCTCGTCTTGTCGGCAATGCCGTGACGGTCCGCATTCCGCACATGGATTCGTCGGCCGTTCATCAGGCGTTGACAATCGCCGAAGCGGGAGACGTCATCGTGGTCGATATGTCTGGAGATACCGAAAGGTCTTGCTGGGGAGGGGTGCTGTCCTATATCGCTAGGCAAAAAGGGCTGGCCGGCGTTGTGGTTGCCGGGTGCGTGAACGACGTGGCGGAAATTATCGACCTGAAGTTCCCCGTTTTCTCTTTAGGGGTCAGTCCCTTGACCACCCGAATCGTCGGGATCGAAGGGGAAATCAATACGGTAATCAGCGTTTGCGGCACAAGCATCCGTCCCGGCGATCTCATTGTGGCTGACGACGACGGTGCGTTTGCCGTCCACCCGGCGGAAGCAGAGTCCTTCGGCCGCAGAGCGGTGGACATCCAGAACGCCGAGGTCGAGCTTAAGCGTAAGCTGCAAGCCGGAGCGACCATCGCCTCGATCAGCGGAGCGGAGGCATTTTTTACTCGGATTGAGGAGACGGGCGAACGGTAA
- a CDS encoding ABC transporter ATP-binding protein: MSSYLLETKNLKMHFPIKEGFLKRTVGHVKAVDGVDLSIRPGETLGIVGESGCGKSTLARLILRLLQPTDGEVLFEGENILGFGAKRMLQVKRDMQIVFQDPYACLNPRMTVGDLIAEPFVSHRVKGDIRTKVQELLEIVGLKPEHYYRYPHEFSGGQRQRIGIARAVALKPKIVICDEPVSALDVSIQAQIVNLFKDLQKEFGLAYIFIAHDLSVVKHISDRIAVMYLGRLIEAADSTRLFREPKHPYTEALLSAIPLPDPHKERTRKRIVLTGDLPSPSNPPPGCAFHTRCRYADERCKISAPRLEGANGHAAACFHPRNAGEATA, from the coding sequence TTGAGCTCATATTTGTTGGAGACGAAAAATCTGAAAATGCATTTTCCGATCAAGGAAGGGTTCTTGAAGCGTACGGTCGGTCATGTCAAGGCGGTGGACGGCGTCGATTTGAGTATCCGGCCCGGAGAGACGCTGGGCATTGTCGGCGAATCCGGCTGCGGCAAAAGCACGCTCGCCCGGCTTATTCTCCGGCTTCTACAACCGACCGACGGGGAGGTGCTGTTCGAGGGCGAGAACATTCTCGGCTTCGGCGCGAAGCGGATGCTTCAGGTCAAGCGTGACATGCAGATTGTGTTCCAGGACCCGTATGCCTGCCTTAACCCGAGAATGACCGTGGGTGATCTGATCGCGGAGCCGTTCGTATCCCATCGGGTAAAAGGCGACATCCGAACCAAGGTGCAGGAACTGTTGGAGATTGTCGGGTTGAAGCCGGAGCATTACTACCGGTACCCGCACGAATTTTCCGGCGGACAGCGTCAGCGGATCGGCATTGCCCGGGCGGTCGCGCTAAAGCCCAAAATCGTCATTTGCGACGAGCCGGTCAGCGCGCTGGACGTGTCGATTCAGGCGCAAATCGTCAATCTGTTCAAGGATTTGCAGAAGGAATTCGGTCTCGCCTACATTTTCATCGCGCACGACTTGTCGGTCGTCAAGCACATCTCCGACCGCATCGCGGTCATGTACCTGGGCCGCTTGATCGAAGCGGCCGACAGCACCCGGCTTTTCCGCGAGCCGAAGCATCCATATACGGAGGCGCTGCTGTCCGCGATTCCGCTGCCCGACCCGCACAAGGAAAGAACCCGCAAGCGAATCGTGCTGACGGGCGACCTGCCGTCGCCGAGCAATCCGCCGCCGGGCTGCGCGTTTCACACTCGCTGCAGGTACGCCGACGAAAGGTGCAAAATATCGGCACCGAGGTTGGAAGGCGCGAACGGACATGCGGCTGCCTGTTTTCATCCGCGCAATGCCGGGGAGGCCACGGCATGA
- a CDS encoding ABC transporter ATP-binding protein, with the protein MALLEVSRLKTEFHTREGVVRAVNGVSFSVDKGETLGIVGESGCGKSVMSLSLMQLNPVPPTVYPGGSIVLEGRDLLTMDETERRSKRGNEIAMIFQDPMTSLNPVRTVGWQISEAIRLHRKVSRKEAEAKAVQVLKDVGIANPEKRFYEYPHQFSGGMRQRAMIAMALACNPKVLIADEPTTALDVTIQAQILELLASVQERYGTALLLITHDLGVVARAADRIMVMYAGEVVEEGRTEDLFDRPLMPYTWALIRSLPRLDDEGRQRLPSIPGQPPSLVDLPVGCSFCTRCPFAMDKCRAIKPELAEKLPGHRAACHLSLEELERLMRKEEEANKH; encoded by the coding sequence ATGGCATTGCTTGAAGTCAGTCGGCTCAAAACCGAGTTTCATACGCGGGAAGGCGTCGTCCGGGCCGTCAACGGCGTTTCGTTTTCCGTCGATAAAGGCGAAACGCTCGGCATCGTCGGCGAGTCGGGTTGCGGCAAAAGCGTCATGTCGCTGTCGCTCATGCAACTGAACCCGGTACCGCCCACGGTATATCCGGGGGGCAGCATCGTGCTTGAGGGACGCGACTTGCTGACCATGGACGAGACCGAACGTCGAAGCAAACGCGGCAATGAGATCGCGATGATTTTTCAGGATCCGATGACGAGCCTGAATCCCGTACGCACTGTCGGCTGGCAAATTTCGGAGGCGATTCGCCTTCATCGGAAGGTATCGCGCAAAGAAGCCGAGGCCAAGGCAGTGCAAGTGCTAAAGGACGTCGGTATCGCCAATCCGGAGAAGCGGTTTTACGAGTACCCGCACCAGTTCTCGGGGGGAATGCGGCAGCGGGCGATGATCGCCATGGCGCTCGCCTGCAATCCGAAGGTGCTGATCGCCGACGAGCCGACCACCGCTCTGGACGTGACGATCCAGGCGCAAATTCTCGAGTTGCTCGCTTCCGTTCAGGAGCGGTATGGAACGGCGCTCTTGCTCATCACGCACGACCTCGGCGTCGTGGCGCGGGCGGCGGACCGGATTATGGTCATGTATGCGGGCGAAGTCGTCGAGGAAGGCCGAACCGAGGATCTGTTCGACCGGCCGCTTATGCCCTACACCTGGGCGCTAATCCGTTCCTTGCCCCGCCTTGACGATGAAGGCCGGCAGCGGCTGCCGTCCATCCCAGGCCAGCCGCCGAGCCTGGTCGATCTGCCTGTCGGCTGCTCCTTTTGTACCAGGTGCCCGTTCGCCATGGACAAATGCCGAGCGATAAAGCCCGAGCTGGCCGAGAAGCTTCCCGGTCATCGCGCTGCCTGTCATTTGTCGCTGGAGGAGTTGGAACGCTTGATGCGGAAGGAAGAGGAGGCGAACAAGCATTGA
- a CDS encoding ABC transporter permease — protein MAATAKKRGKNTATSIAGSILAVTIAAAVTAPLWVVQSPTQIQSAARLLSPTWTHPFGTDHFGRDIFARVVYGAQISLGVGFLVTLFSVVLGTATGLVAGYYRKADSFIMRIIDGMMAFPSILLAIAMVAALGGNLFNLVVALVIAFWPIMTRIVRSSTLLIANMQYVEAAKAIGTKPSAIMARHILPNALTPIIVQATFIFAEAILAEAALSFLGLGIKPPTPSWGSMLGESRIYLTTAPWFSILPGIVLMLVVLSLNIFGNKLRDLAGPHSAGFRKRLRPKFARAVRTEPISDNRKGG, from the coding sequence ATGGCTGCAACCGCAAAAAAAAGAGGAAAAAATACGGCGACATCTATCGCCGGATCGATATTGGCCGTTACGATAGCGGCTGCCGTTACGGCGCCGCTCTGGGTTGTCCAGTCCCCCACGCAAATCCAGTCGGCTGCCCGGCTGCTGTCTCCGACATGGACACATCCGTTCGGAACGGACCACTTCGGACGGGACATCTTCGCAAGAGTTGTGTACGGGGCGCAAATATCGCTCGGCGTAGGCTTTCTCGTCACCCTGTTCTCGGTCGTCCTGGGCACGGCGACGGGGTTGGTCGCCGGTTATTATCGCAAGGCCGATTCGTTCATTATGAGGATTATCGACGGAATGATGGCATTTCCCTCCATCCTATTGGCGATTGCAATGGTAGCCGCGCTGGGTGGCAATTTGTTTAATCTGGTCGTTGCTTTGGTCATCGCGTTTTGGCCGATCATGACCCGAATCGTGCGTTCCTCGACGCTCCTCATCGCGAATATGCAATATGTCGAAGCGGCAAAAGCGATCGGAACTAAGCCGTCCGCCATTATGGCGAGGCACATCTTGCCGAATGCGTTGACGCCGATTATCGTTCAGGCGACGTTTATTTTTGCCGAGGCGATCCTCGCGGAAGCGGCGCTCAGCTTTCTGGGTCTCGGGATCAAGCCCCCGACGCCGAGCTGGGGAAGCATGCTGGGCGAATCGAGAATTTATTTGACGACTGCGCCCTGGTTTTCGATTCTTCCGGGCATCGTCCTGATGCTCGTCGTGCTTTCGCTCAATATTTTCGGCAACAAGCTCAGGGACTTGGCCGGTCCCCATTCCGCCGGATTCAGAAAGAGGCTTCGGCCGAAATTCGCCCGCGCCGTGCGGACCGAGCCAATATCGGACAACCGGAAGGGGGGGTAA
- a CDS encoding ABC transporter substrate-binding protein, which translates to MKSKSLSKKAILTLLIASMAALAACTGGNSATPTSTSSPASSSSVSAEASASSVTEPVTGGTITVAIEADLPALDWTSSGSFSTANVAYHIYEQLFALDKDLSVKPMLADRYELSEDQLTYAIKLRQGVKFHNGAEMKADDVIASIDRWTVVSRFGKLAAEKIESIDKVDDYSFTIRLNEVYMPLIRFFAGPQNALVIMPAKIAEAAGDTRFTDDSLVVGTGPYKLESWQRGQRITLTRFDDYVSREEDWGGLTGKKVAYADKISFDIVSDPQVRVNGLRSGQFDYVMAVPQDLYSLVQTFEGVQTPVNEMKKFLTVIPDKSEAPFNDVRLRQAVNYALDRDAIGLVTYGDPNFYKVDPSIFFPPQKELYSTANAEAYAFDPEKAKQLMAEAGYNNEPIRIIASTSYDDHYKSAQIVMQQLQEVGFNVELQTYEYTTLTEMITQPGEFDLFVIGFAPVFDLPLTLWLEPGYAGSENYTSEAMNTVLDAWNSTGNAEEQKKLLEETNKIVYEEIPIVKLINEVGLDAYSDKLHDLPQWMGIIFWNTWVNE; encoded by the coding sequence ATGAAATCGAAGAGCTTGTCCAAAAAAGCGATTCTCACCCTGCTTATCGCAAGCATGGCGGCATTGGCTGCGTGCACCGGCGGCAATTCGGCGACTCCGACGTCAACCTCGTCTCCCGCGTCCTCATCTTCCGTTTCTGCCGAAGCCTCCGCCTCTTCCGTTACGGAACCTGTAACCGGAGGCACCATCACCGTCGCCATCGAAGCCGATCTTCCGGCTCTCGACTGGACAAGCTCCGGCTCCTTTTCGACCGCCAATGTCGCCTACCATATTTACGAGCAGCTGTTTGCGCTGGACAAGGACCTTTCGGTCAAGCCGATGCTGGCCGACAGATACGAATTGAGCGAAGATCAGCTGACGTACGCGATCAAGCTTCGGCAAGGCGTCAAATTCCACAACGGAGCCGAGATGAAGGCGGACGACGTTATCGCGTCGATCGACCGGTGGACGGTCGTCTCCCGCTTCGGCAAGCTCGCTGCGGAAAAAATCGAGTCGATTGACAAAGTTGACGATTACTCCTTCACGATCCGCTTGAACGAAGTCTACATGCCGCTGATCCGCTTTTTTGCCGGTCCGCAAAACGCGCTTGTCATTATGCCGGCGAAAATCGCCGAGGCCGCGGGCGACACGCGATTTACAGACGATTCGCTCGTCGTCGGCACCGGGCCGTACAAGTTGGAAAGCTGGCAAAGAGGCCAACGAATTACGCTTACGCGGTTCGACGACTACGTTTCCCGCGAGGAGGATTGGGGCGGGCTTACCGGCAAGAAAGTCGCCTATGCCGACAAGATCAGCTTCGACATTGTCTCCGATCCCCAGGTTCGGGTCAACGGCCTCCGTTCGGGACAATTCGATTATGTGATGGCGGTGCCGCAGGATTTGTATTCGCTCGTCCAAACGTTCGAGGGCGTGCAAACGCCGGTCAACGAAATGAAAAAGTTCCTTACGGTCATTCCCGACAAGTCCGAGGCTCCTTTCAACGATGTCCGTCTCCGCCAAGCGGTCAATTACGCGCTCGACCGTGACGCAATCGGTCTCGTGACGTACGGCGATCCCAATTTTTACAAGGTCGATCCTTCGATTTTCTTTCCACCGCAAAAGGAATTGTACTCGACGGCCAATGCGGAGGCCTACGCCTTCGATCCGGAAAAGGCCAAGCAACTGATGGCCGAAGCCGGCTATAACAACGAACCTATCCGCATTATCGCTTCGACAAGCTACGACGATCATTACAAGTCGGCACAAATCGTCATGCAGCAGCTTCAGGAAGTCGGCTTTAATGTCGAGCTGCAAACCTACGAATATACGACGCTGACCGAGATGATTACGCAGCCGGGCGAATTCGACCTGTTCGTCATCGGCTTCGCGCCCGTGTTCGATCTGCCTCTGACGCTGTGGCTGGAACCGGGCTACGCGGGGTCCGAAAATTACACGAGCGAAGCCATGAACACCGTGCTGGACGCCTGGAATTCGACGGGCAACGCCGAAGAGCAGAAAAAATTGCTGGAGGAAACAAACAAAATCGTATACGAGGAAATCCCGATCGTCAAGCTGATCAACGAGGTTGGACTGGACGCTTACAGCGACAAGCTGCACGACCTGCCGCAATGGATGGGGATCATTTTTTGGAACACGTGGGTGAACGAGTAA
- a CDS encoding HpcH/HpaI aldolase family protein, with protein sequence MNLLRSGLNGRQPAYGMIATLKDPAVIEMAGYAGYDFAVIDMEHTTLDFGTAEHMLRAAEGAGIHSIIRTPKNDYDAMLRVLDAGAEGIMVPHLTSREQAQRTVDTAKYRPFGKRGLDGSSRAARYGAVPFQEHLKRQNNRVTVIGMIEDTEAVDRIRDIVAVDGLDALFIGPADLAASLGHQDRFDHPEVIEAMKETVRISREAGVGIGIPAFTADDVARYADWGCTFFTIPPIDVLFFTQALSSHLAGIRQHDFVVK encoded by the coding sequence ATGAATCTGCTTCGTTCGGGGTTAAACGGTAGACAGCCGGCATACGGCATGATTGCGACATTGAAGGACCCGGCCGTTATCGAAATGGCCGGATATGCGGGCTACGACTTTGCGGTGATCGATATGGAGCATACGACGCTGGATTTCGGTACGGCCGAGCATATGCTTCGCGCCGCGGAAGGAGCGGGAATTCATTCGATCATCCGTACGCCCAAAAACGATTACGACGCAATGCTGCGGGTTCTCGATGCGGGAGCGGAGGGCATTATGGTTCCGCATCTGACATCCCGGGAGCAGGCTCAGCGAACGGTCGACACTGCCAAATACCGTCCGTTCGGCAAGCGGGGGCTTGACGGGTCGTCCAGGGCCGCCCGTTACGGAGCGGTGCCGTTTCAGGAGCATTTGAAGCGCCAGAACAATCGGGTAACCGTCATCGGGATGATCGAGGACACGGAAGCGGTGGATCGCATTCGCGATATTGTCGCCGTCGACGGCCTGGATGCCCTGTTCATCGGACCGGCGGATCTGGCCGCATCGCTCGGACACCAGGACCGATTCGATCATCCGGAAGTGATCGAGGCGATGAAGGAGACGGTGCGGATTTCCCGCGAAGCCGGCGTCGGCATCGGCATTCCGGCCTTTACTGCTGACGATGTGGCCCGATATGCCGACTGGGGCTGTACCTTTTTCACGATACCGCCTATCGACGTCCTTTTTTTCACCCAGGCTTTAAGCTCTCATCTTGCCGGCATTCGGCAGCATGATTTTGTGGTCAAATAA
- a CDS encoding carbon-nitrogen hydrolase family protein translates to MPASDSPLRIVMAQLGSVSDKRANYEKAAAAVERSATRYQAQMVVFPEIFMSYFPVGTPIETIVEDAETLEGPFTAQLRELASRFRTWLVFGMKEKLPNRSDRVYNTVVVVSDDGEVAGVYRKTHLYDAFGFRESDSIEPGPVLFDPIDTPFGKLGVFVCYELRFPEIARYQALRGADIIVVPSGWVRGPMKEFHWTNLVTTRALENTLYVVACNQASDFYTGQSLIVDPMGVQLVTGPESEALIPCEIDLGRIASVRKTLPSHRHRRTELYT, encoded by the coding sequence TTGCCGGCATCCGACTCCCCGCTTCGAATCGTCATGGCCCAATTGGGCTCCGTTTCGGACAAACGCGCGAATTATGAAAAAGCGGCGGCCGCGGTCGAACGGTCGGCTACGCGGTATCAGGCGCAAATGGTCGTATTTCCGGAAATTTTTATGAGCTATTTTCCCGTCGGGACGCCGATTGAAACGATAGTCGAAGACGCAGAAACGCTCGAAGGCCCGTTCACGGCGCAATTGCGGGAGCTTGCCTCCCGCTTCCGGACCTGGCTTGTGTTTGGCATGAAGGAGAAGCTGCCGAATCGTAGCGACCGGGTGTACAACACGGTGGTCGTCGTGTCGGACGACGGCGAAGTGGCCGGCGTTTACCGCAAGACTCATCTGTACGACGCTTTCGGCTTCCGGGAATCGGATTCGATCGAACCCGGCCCGGTCTTGTTCGACCCCATTGACACTCCGTTCGGCAAGCTTGGTGTCTTTGTATGCTACGAGCTGAGGTTCCCCGAAATCGCCCGTTACCAGGCGCTGCGCGGAGCGGATATTATCGTCGTTCCGTCAGGCTGGGTACGGGGGCCGATGAAGGAGTTTCATTGGACGAACCTCGTTACCACCCGCGCCCTCGAAAATACCTTATATGTGGTAGCTTGCAACCAGGCGAGCGATTTTTACACCGGACAGAGCCTGATCGTCGATCCGATGGGCGTGCAGCTTGTCACGGGTCCAGAATCGGAAGCTCTCATTCCTTGCGAAATCGACCTCGGCAGGATCGCAAGCGTTCGGAAAACCCTCCCCTCCCATCGACACAGAAGAACCGAACTTTATACGTAA
- a CDS encoding GntR family transcriptional regulator yields MIQDKRKVLLKDIAYEKIKEKMMKGEEGYTSENTLVQELEMSRTPIREALNRLQHEGFLRIMPNRGIVFTDLTVEERNELIEMRAAIETYSLKLAVHQLHDRHIDELKSIISMQEEAYRKNDFYELLEKDSMFHHYLLEIVGNRQFIKMYRQARDRQFTVRSGKWLRNKPDILEIFIEEHRNILNAIIDKDADRAVLLLEEHLNKGKL; encoded by the coding sequence ATGATCCAGGATAAAAGGAAAGTTCTTCTAAAAGATATCGCTTATGAAAAAATTAAAGAGAAGATGATGAAGGGAGAAGAAGGCTACACCTCCGAAAATACGCTTGTTCAGGAACTGGAGATGAGCCGTACGCCGATTCGCGAAGCGCTTAACCGGCTGCAGCACGAAGGCTTCCTGCGCATCATGCCAAACCGGGGCATCGTGTTTACCGACCTGACCGTAGAAGAGCGAAACGAGCTGATCGAGATGCGCGCAGCCATCGAGACGTACTCCCTGAAGCTCGCGGTACACCAACTGCACGACCGCCACATCGATGAACTGAAATCGATCATCTCTATGCAGGAGGAGGCCTACCGGAAGAACGATTTTTACGAGCTTCTGGAGAAAGATTCGATGTTTCACCATTATTTGCTTGAGATTGTGGGAAACCGTCAGTTCATCAAAATGTACCGGCAAGCGAGGGACAGGCAGTTTACGGTCCGTTCGGGCAAATGGCTGCGAAACAAGCCGGACATACTCGAAATTTTTATTGAAGAGCATCGGAACATTTTGAACGCGATCATCGATAAGGACGCCGATCGTGCCGTCCTCTTGCTGGAGGAGCATTTGAATAAAGGAAAGTTGTAA